In Leptospira montravelensis, the genomic window TCCAGTATAAGATTCGGAAGATTGACCACTTCCACGAAAATCTACTAAAACAGTAGAATATCCATTCGAAATAAAGAATTCTGATTCATCGAATAATTGCGTTTTTGAAACTGCGTATCCATGAAATAAGATAATAATAGTAGTTGATTCAGTATTTTTAGAAAGCCAGTAGTTAAGTTTTATATTTCTAAATTCTAAGAACTGCGAAATATAATTGTTATTAATACAAATGTGATCTATGGGTTTTGGTATTCTTATTCCTATTAAAAATACTTTTAATAAACCAAGTATTGAATAATCCTCAGGTTTTTTAGTAGATCCTATTTCGTCCGCAAAATGTGAAAATCGAAAAACTTGGTTTAAGAAAAAAGTATTCAATAGAATTATCAGAATTAATGTTAATTTCATTATTATAAACTATTTACTGCATATCATATAACAGTAACTAGTTATCCCAAATAATCCTCTGCCAATATTTTCTCTAAATCAAACCCTTCTCTTTAAAATCGCGAATCACCACTGCTAAATCGGCAGGGGAATCCACACCCAAGTTGGCCTTATCCGAAAGATAAACACCAATGGTAGATCCATTCTGCAAAGCACGAAGTTGTTCTAAAGATTCTACCGTTTCCCAATCGGAAGTCGGCAGATGATTATAATTCATTAAAAATTCTCTTTCATAGGCATAAATTCCTAAATGCCGGTGGTAAGTTGCTTGCCCCTTAAAGGAAGCAGGGATTGGTGAACGAGAAAAATAATTAGCACGTCCGGTTTTGTCAAAGACCACCTTTACTTTGTTAGGATCTTTTGGGTCTTCTGTGGAAGTGAAGGGAACGGCCGCTGTGGTCATTTCCCAATTTCTATGTTTGGTTTTTAAATCCAAAACCCCATCAATGAGTTTGGATTCCATCCCCGGTTCGTCGCCTTGGATGTTGAGAATGATTCCAAAACTTGGATACTTTTCTGCGACCTCGATAATACGATCGGTTCCTGTGGGATGGTCGGGACTTGTGAGAACAGATTCGCCACCAAATCCTAAAACAACATCATGGATTCGTTTGTCGTCAGTGGCGACCACCAAACGGTGGATAGACTTGGAAAGGGAAGCGTGGTGGTAAGTCCACTGGATCATTGGTTTTGTTCCAATGAGTGCCAGTGGTTTTCCGGGAAGTCTCGTGCTCGCGTAACGAGCAGGGATCACACCGAGGATTTGGTCGGACATAGTCCTAGTTTACCAAGAACTCGGTAAAGTAAACCTCTTTGATTTTTCCATTGGTCAAAATGTGATTTAAGTGGGCTTTGATTTCCTCACGTAAATCCAATTGGTTGGTAATGGATTTTAAATCGTCCTTTGTTTTACGTGCAATGACAAGGTTAATGATGTTTTGCATTTGGGCCACTCGCGCTGCAAGTTCCGCAGAAAGTGCAGGTTGTCCCGATTCAAATCCAAGAGACATCTTCAACTTCACAAAGTGTGATTCTCCAACATCAGAAGTATTCACTCTAAATTCTTCTTGAAATGTGTAAACTTCCAAAGGAGGGGGAGCTTTCACAAGAGAGATATTCTTTTGTTGTTTAAACACACTTGTTGCCGTTTTTTGAGCAACAAACATCGATATAACGGTTACAATGATAATCCCAAAAATGGCCGCAGCAATGTACAATAACCATTTTACAATGGGAGACATCCCGGCAGAGGCGGTACTACCTTCGGCTAACCCACCTTCTTCTTCATCTACTTCACGGTCACCCATGTTAAAAATCTCCTTCTACATTTGTTTCAGTGTTCGGCAAACGAGTGTCAGGTAGTCCATATTTACTTTCTCCTGGCGCACGTTTGGTAGACTTCTCTGTTAGGATGATGATGTCTACCCTTCGGTTGAAAGCTTTTGCTTCCGGTGTACCTTCATTTTCCAATACAAGAGGTCTATAGGATCCAAAACTAACTGCTTGGAACCAACTTGGTTCAATTTCTTCTGAATTGATCATAAAAACAGTAGCGTTCACAGCCCTTGCTCCCGCCAAATCCCAGTTATTGATATATTCGCGTTCTTCACGACCAGGACGGTTCACGGGATTGACTGCATCATCATCACTATGTCCTTCCACTCGCACAAATCGTTCGAGTCCTTTGATAAGCCCCGCGGCTTTTCGTAACGTTTCTCGAATCGCAGGTGTTAAGATAGCTGAGCCAGGATAAAAATAATCAGCACCTACAAGGGAAATCACAAGTCCTCTTTCGTTTTCCGAAATTCGAACCTTCCCCGCTTCTACTTCTGGTTTAAAAACTTCTTGAGCATCTTTTTTGGATTTAGAGAGATTACGACCCACCACTTGAGAAGGAAGAGATTCAATTTGCATTCCCATTTCTTCTAAAGAACCTTTCGATAGTGTTTGTCCTCCAGTGAAAAATCCTGTTGTGGATTTGAATGCAGACAAAATAATTTGCATCTCTTTTGCATCTGTTTTCCCTGTGGTATACAAAAGAATAAAGAAACAAAGGAGAAGTGTCACCATGTCCCCATAAGTTGCCATAAACTCGGGAACTTTTTGGATGCACTCAGGGCATTTTTCTTTTTTAGCCATAACTAAAAATTAATCTCCGTCGTCTTTTAAGGCAGATCGTTCAGCAGGAGTTAAGAAACTCGCTAGTTTCTCTTTTACAATCCTTGGATTGTCCCCGGATTGGATGGATAAAGTTCCTTCCACCATAACTTGTTTGATCACAAGTTCATCTTCCGATCTTCGTGTTAGTTTTCTAACAATTGGTGCTGCAAATAAGTTCTGTGCAAGTGATCCGTATAATGTTGTAATTAGCGCCGTAGCCATACCTTGTCCAATGGCACTTGCATCCCCACCACCTAAGTTCTTTAACATCCCCACAAGACCCACAAGGGTCCCAAGCATCCCGAACCCTGGCGCAAAACCAGCGTAAGCATCCCACCAAGCACGACCATAAGCATGTCTTGTGGCAGTGTTCCCAATTTCGGTTTCCATAATATTTCGAACGAGTTCGGGATCGGTTCCATCCACTACAAGTTGGATTCCCTTCTTTAAAAATTCTTCAGGAAGTTCGTTGATATCATCTTCTAAGGCAAGTAAACCTTCACGACGAGCTTTTTCAGAAAAACTAACGAGTGTCGTAATGAGTCCTGGTAAATCAGAGGGGGGATTTTGGAAGGCTTTTTTGGTAACAGCACCCACTCCAATGGTTGATGTCCAAGGAAAAGAAATGATCGTGGCCGCTGCCGCCCCACCAAATGTAATCATCATCGAGGGTATATCGATAAGGTCTGTTAACGCAAGACCACCCGAAACCACCCCGAGTAACATCAAGGCCACTCCTAGGGCCAAACCAATGACTGTAGCTATATCCATTTCTTATGTTTCCTCAGGCCTTCTTTCACCAACTCGAGGGAGGTTATGGATTCTCGTTTGGTAAGCAATTACCTTTTCCACAACTTCCGCAACTGGCTCTTGTACAATGAATTTCTTTTCATTCACAAGAGTGATGATCGTATCTGGATTTGCTTCGATGGTCTCAATCAAATCTGCATTGAGAACAAATTCCGCACCTTTGAGTCGATGTAAAATGACCAAGAGATCCCCCTTCAGAGATTTCTATTTATGTCTATCGACTACCTTTCGGATTTCGCTTACGAATTTTTCTTCCGTAAATCGATTGATGGAATTTTGGAAATCTCCGCGTTTGAAATGGATCTTTTCTGCCCTCTGGATCGCCTCATTTAAGGATTTTACAGTCTGTTCCTTAAAAAACACCCCAGTTCTGTCCTCTTTCACTGACTCCAAAGCCCCTCCCTTCCCGAAAGCAATGACAGGGGTGGCATAGGCCTGTGCCTCAACCGGAGTGATTCCGAAGTCTTCCATTCCTGGAAAAATAAACCCTCGTGCCTTTTTGTAAAGTTCCACCACTTCTGTGCGTGGCAGACCTTTTTTCCAAAGGATATTTTTGGGAAGATTTTTGACTAGTTTTCCTTCTTCTTGGCCCCCACCCACAAGGATGAGTGGTTTTCCATTTTCACGAAAGGCTTCAATGGCAAGGTCTATTTTTTTATAAGGAGCAAATGCCGAAACCATCAGATAATATTCATCTTTTGAAACATCATTCACTCGGAAGTCTTGCGGCAAACAAGGTGGATAAACAATTTTATAATCACGTCTATAATACTTTTGGATACGTCTTCCCACAAAATGCGAGTTACACGTAAAATAATCCACTCGGTTGGCAGAAGCCGCATCCCAAGTACGAAGGTAATTGGCTATGGATTGTAACAGGAAAAATTTGAATCCGCTGCGACCAGGAAAATAATCATAATACATATCCCAAACATAACGCATAGGGCTATGGATATAACTTAAATGAAAAGTATCTGGATGAGGGATCACTCCTTTGGCAACACAATGGGAAGAACTTATCACCACATCATAACCTTTTAAATCTAATGATTCAATGGCCGTTGGAAATACTGGTAAATAATAACGATAATACTTTTCTTTAAAAGGAAGATTGTTAGTGAAAGCAGTTGTGATCTTTCTATTTTCAATCCTTTCGTTTAGTTTTCCTTTGGAATAAAAAAGAGTAAATAAATCCGCTTCTGGAAATGCTTTTAATAAACTATCGAGAACAAGTTCTCCACCGCGCATACCGGTGAGCCAATCATGTATAATTGCAACTTTCATTAATCTTGTGGTCCAATCCTTCTTCCCGTAATAGGCGTTGTACGTCCGTAATACGATGCTGTGATTAAAAATGGAATTGGCATGGTGTTCTCTAAATTTCTGGAACTTTCCATATAACGCCTTCCTTCTTTTCCAATGGTTTCTGCATCCTTTACAGTCGCAAGAAGTTCATCATACATTTCTGTACTCCCTATCAATTTGGGAATTGTGCCTTCTGTATGATTTAATTTATCGGAGATAGAACGAAAATCCAATGTGATTTGTCGGAGGTCTGCTCGATTTTCTTCCATTGTCACAGATGTGGCTTTGAAAAAATCATCAAAATACCGCGCCGACGGTAAATAGTCAGGAGTTTTTTCCCCTTCACGAAATGTTGGTTTGAAAAAGGGGCGTTTCCCATCGGAACTACCTGGATTGATATTAATGATCCTTCCAGAAAACAAAGTAATGGTTTGAAAATCTACTTCATAGTTATCCCAAAGGGTTAATGGATCTTCTAAAGCAATATGTAATTCAATCGCATGATCCATGTTATGGTCAAGGAATCGACGATCGGGCACATCAAGTAGCGGCCTTGAATCAATATGTGCCACATATCCTTTTTGGACTCCCAAAATCCGAACCTCTGTTCCTTCTTTGATTCCATCAATTCGGGAATAAAATAAGGATAACCTATAAGGATATTTTTTCGTGGGACGGTCCGGCTCGATGACCGTTGTGAAAAAAGCAAAGACCAAAATAGAAAAAAATACGATTCCTGTTAGGGCTTCTTTTGATAACTTTTTTGATTTCACGGGAGACTTAAAATTTTTCCTTTCAAAGAAAGAGTTGGCAAGCAGATTTTAAATGACTGAATGGGAGAAGATGAAAGCAGTTACCATCCTAAAATATGATGAATCCGAACCACAATTGGAACTCCGTGAAAAAGAAATTCCAACACCTAAGGAAAACGAAGTCAGGATCAAAATCCACCTTTCTCCGATCAATCCTTCCGACCTTATGTTCATCCGTGGACTTTATGGATTCAAAAAAAAAGCTCCTGTCTCTGCTGGATTTGAAGCCAGTGGAACCGTCGATGCGGTGGGAACTGCCATCAAAACATTAAAAGTAGGAATGCATGTATCCTGCGTGGCTCCTCAAAACGACGGATCTTGGGCTGAATACATGATCACCACAGAAGACAACTGTTTACCGTTAGTGGAAGGTGTGAGTCTGGATGAAGGATCTAGTTTTTTTGTAAACCCGATGACTGCTTGGGCGATGGTATCTAAATGTTCCAAAGAAGGTCATCCTGCTATGATCCAAACCGCTGCCGCAAGTGCTTTGGGGAAAATGGTAGTACGACTTTGCAAAGAACGTGGCATTCCGTTAATCAATGTTGTGCGAAAAAAGGAACAAGAAGATAGTCTGTTAGAAATTGGTGCAGAAAACATTCTAAACTCCACTTCTCCCAACTACCAAAAGGATTTATTCAAAATATCTAAAAAATTAAATGCCACATACGCTATCGATGCGGTAGCTGGAGAAACAGCACAGTCTCTAGTCGAATGTATGCCCTATGGATCAAAAGTGGTTTGTTACGGGGCACTCTCCGAAAAACCATTTGCTGTGAATTCCGGAATCATTTTATTCCAAAACAAAAAAGTGGAAGGGTTTTGGTTGTCTTCTTGGATTTATGAAATTGGTTTAGAAGAATTTCAAAAACAAGCCAAAGAAGCACAAAAATTTTTAAAAACTGTTTTCCAAACTAAAATCAACAAACGATTCAAATTTGAAGAATACAAAGAAGGTTTGGAATTTTACAAACAACATATGACCGAAGGGAAGGTAGTATTTGGTCCGTAGATTATTTATATTTTTCTTAATTCTTTCTTCCTTTGTTTTTACTCATTGCCTGAGTGAACCAAAAAAGAATTTAGAAAGTCTTAAAGCGTGTCAGTTTGATTTGGTGGATGTTCGTATAGATCTAAAACCAAATCCAAACTTTCCACTGATTCCTTTGGTGGATTTGTATCCCCAAGTTTCCGTAGTGAATCCAAATAGTACCAAGGTTTCAATCTACCAATTTGATTTGGAAATTGAACTTGTGACTCCTTCGGGAAAAGAATATATTGGGAAACTTCAAAATGAAACTCCCCTTGAAGTGGAACCCAATGCAACAGGACTGGTAGTTTTAAAACTGGTTCCAGAACAAAAACAGTCAATTCTTCCCAAACTTCTTATGTTAGCAAAACAACTCTCCGATGCCGCAAAACGAGGAGAAGATGCAGAATTTGAAATTTATGGTACTGTCCAAATAGATAGTGCTTTTGGAAAACTTCCGATTCCTGTAAGAGAAATTTCTCGGATCAAACTTAAAAAATGAAATTGTTTTTCTCTAAGATTGGGATCTCCCTCTTTCTTTGTGGGTTGTCTTTCCATTGCATCCAAAATCGAGATGATTTATTTTATACCGCACAGGAAGGAAACCAAAAGACGTTTGAAACCTATACATTAAAAAACTCTTCTTGCGGAACAAACAAATTGCCCGGAGCATTA contains:
- a CDS encoding zinc-binding dehydrogenase, with the protein product MTEWEKMKAVTILKYDESEPQLELREKEIPTPKENEVRIKIHLSPINPSDLMFIRGLYGFKKKAPVSAGFEASGTVDAVGTAIKTLKVGMHVSCVAPQNDGSWAEYMITTEDNCLPLVEGVSLDEGSSFFVNPMTAWAMVSKCSKEGHPAMIQTAAASALGKMVVRLCKERGIPLINVVRKKEQEDSLLEIGAENILNSTSPNYQKDLFKISKKLNATYAIDAVAGETAQSLVECMPYGSKVVCYGALSEKPFAVNSGIILFQNKKVEGFWLSSWIYEIGLEEFQKQAKEAQKFLKTVFQTKINKRFKFEEYKEGLEFYKQHMTEGKVVFGP
- a CDS encoding motility protein A; translation: MDIATVIGLALGVALMLLGVVSGGLALTDLIDIPSMMITFGGAAAATIISFPWTSTIGVGAVTKKAFQNPPSDLPGLITTLVSFSEKARREGLLALEDDINELPEEFLKKGIQLVVDGTDPELVRNIMETEIGNTATRHAYGRAWWDAYAGFAPGFGMLGTLVGLVGMLKNLGGGDASAIGQGMATALITTLYGSLAQNLFAAPIVRKLTRRSEDELVIKQVMVEGTLSIQSGDNPRIVKEKLASFLTPAERSALKDDGD
- a CDS encoding MlaD family protein encodes the protein MKSKKLSKEALTGIVFFSILVFAFFTTVIEPDRPTKKYPYRLSLFYSRIDGIKEGTEVRILGVQKGYVAHIDSRPLLDVPDRRFLDHNMDHAIELHIALEDPLTLWDNYEVDFQTITLFSGRIININPGSSDGKRPFFKPTFREGEKTPDYLPSARYFDDFFKATSVTMEENRADLRQITLDFRSISDKLNHTEGTIPKLIGSTEMYDELLATVKDAETIGKEGRRYMESSRNLENTMPIPFLITASYYGRTTPITGRRIGPQD
- a CDS encoding flagellar basal body-associated FliL family protein; amino-acid sequence: MGDREVDEEEGGLAEGSTASAGMSPIVKWLLYIAAAIFGIIIVTVISMFVAQKTATSVFKQQKNISLVKAPPPLEVYTFQEEFRVNTSDVGESHFVKLKMSLGFESGQPALSAELAARVAQMQNIINLVIARKTKDDLKSITNQLDLREEIKAHLNHILTNGKIKEVYFTEFLVN
- the kdsB gene encoding 3-deoxy-manno-octulosonate cytidylyltransferase, which translates into the protein MSDQILGVIPARYASTRLPGKPLALIGTKPMIQWTYHHASLSKSIHRLVVATDDKRIHDVVLGFGGESVLTSPDHPTGTDRIIEVAEKYPSFGIILNIQGDEPGMESKLIDGVLDLKTKHRNWEMTTAAVPFTSTEDPKDPNKVKVVFDKTGRANYFSRSPIPASFKGQATYHRHLGIYAYEREFLMNYNHLPTSDWETVESLEQLRALQNGSTIGVYLSDKANLGVDSPADLAVVIRDFKEKGLI
- the motB gene encoding flagellar motor protein MotB, whose amino-acid sequence is MAKKEKCPECIQKVPEFMATYGDMVTLLLCFFILLYTTGKTDAKEMQIILSAFKSTTGFFTGGQTLSKGSLEEMGMQIESLPSQVVGRNLSKSKKDAQEVFKPEVEAGKVRISENERGLVISLVGADYFYPGSAILTPAIRETLRKAAGLIKGLERFVRVEGHSDDDAVNPVNRPGREEREYINNWDLAGARAVNATVFMINSEEIEPSWFQAVSFGSYRPLVLENEGTPEAKAFNRRVDIIILTEKSTKRAPGESKYGLPDTRLPNTETNVEGDF
- a CDS encoding glycosyltransferase — translated: MKVAIIHDWLTGMRGGELVLDSLLKAFPEADLFTLFYSKGKLNERIENRKITTAFTNNLPFKEKYYRYYLPVFPTAIESLDLKGYDVVISSSHCVAKGVIPHPDTFHLSYIHSPMRYVWDMYYDYFPGRSGFKFFLLQSIANYLRTWDAASANRVDYFTCNSHFVGRRIQKYYRRDYKIVYPPCLPQDFRVNDVSKDEYYLMVSAFAPYKKIDLAIEAFRENGKPLILVGGGQEEGKLVKNLPKNILWKKGLPRTEVVELYKKARGFIFPGMEDFGITPVEAQAYATPVIAFGKGGALESVKEDRTGVFFKEQTVKSLNEAIQRAEKIHFKRGDFQNSINRFTEEKFVSEIRKVVDRHK
- a CDS encoding LIC13255 family lipoprotein, encoding MKLFFSKIGISLFLCGLSFHCIQNRDDLFYTAQEGNQKTFETYTLKNSSCGTNKLPGALLLGRVKIDDLKLCFRAIELTDCVTWNTEGYVPGSCKAIGTSFK
- a CDS encoding flagellar FlbD family protein codes for the protein MVILHRLKGAEFVLNADLIETIEANPDTIITLVNEKKFIVQEPVAEVVEKVIAYQTRIHNLPRVGERRPEET